A single window of Rhodococcus jostii RHA1 DNA harbors:
- a CDS encoding DUF6510 family protein: MSTLQGNDFEDGNVLGGPFAEIFVHDLTAATGQCRFCGLDGPMAAVHVYTRAPGVVVRCPGCQEVLLRLVSTPRGLELDASGLSHLSWKL; the protein is encoded by the coding sequence ATGAGTACGTTGCAGGGCAACGACTTCGAGGACGGGAACGTTCTCGGCGGGCCGTTCGCGGAGATCTTCGTTCACGACCTCACCGCGGCGACCGGACAGTGCCGGTTCTGCGGTCTCGACGGGCCGATGGCGGCCGTGCACGTCTATACGCGTGCGCCCGGTGTCGTCGTGCGGTGCCCGGGGTGTCAGGAGGTGCTGCTGCGGCTGGTGTCGACTCCGCGTGGGCTCGAACTCGACGCCAGCGGGCTGTCGCACCTGTCCTGGAAGTTGTAG
- a CDS encoding adenylosuccinate synthase, translated as MPAIVLIGAQWGDEGKGKATDLLGGRLQWVVRYQGGNNAGHTVVLPNGDKFALHLIPSGILTPGVTNVIGNGVVVDPGVLLTELAGLDERGVDTSRLLLSADAHLIMPYHVAIDKVTERFLGAKKIGTTGRGIGPCYQDKLARVGVRVQDVLDEKILTQKVEAALEFKNQVLVKIYNRKALDPQQVVDEVLEQADGFKHRIADTRLQLNEALERGETVLLEGSQGTLLDVDHGTYPYVTSSNPTSGGAAVGSGIGPTKITTVLGILKAYTTRVGSGPFPTELFDQNGEYLAKTGGEVGVTTGRARRTGWFDAVIARYATRVNGITDYFLTKLDVLSSLDTIPICVGYDVDGVRYDEMPMSQTDVHHAKPIYEEMPGWWEDISHARTFEELPKNAQNYVLRLEELSGAYISCIGVGPGRDETIVRRDVVR; from the coding sequence ATGCCGGCAATCGTCCTGATCGGCGCCCAGTGGGGCGACGAGGGCAAGGGCAAAGCTACCGATCTACTGGGCGGACGCCTGCAGTGGGTGGTGCGCTACCAGGGCGGTAACAACGCCGGACACACAGTGGTTCTTCCGAACGGCGACAAGTTCGCTCTCCATCTGATCCCGTCCGGAATCCTCACTCCGGGCGTCACGAACGTCATCGGCAACGGTGTCGTGGTGGACCCGGGAGTGCTGCTCACCGAACTCGCCGGACTCGACGAGCGGGGCGTGGACACCAGCCGCCTGCTGCTCTCGGCCGATGCGCACCTGATCATGCCGTACCACGTGGCCATCGACAAGGTCACCGAACGCTTCCTCGGGGCCAAGAAGATCGGCACCACCGGCCGCGGCATCGGGCCCTGCTACCAGGACAAACTCGCGCGTGTCGGCGTCCGCGTGCAGGACGTGCTGGACGAGAAGATCCTCACCCAGAAGGTCGAGGCGGCACTCGAGTTCAAGAACCAGGTGCTCGTCAAGATCTACAACCGCAAGGCCCTCGACCCGCAGCAGGTCGTCGACGAGGTGCTCGAGCAGGCCGACGGTTTCAAGCACCGCATCGCGGACACGCGCCTGCAGCTCAACGAGGCACTCGAGCGCGGTGAGACGGTGCTGCTGGAGGGTTCGCAGGGCACGCTCCTCGACGTCGACCACGGCACCTACCCGTACGTGACGTCGTCCAACCCGACGTCCGGTGGCGCAGCGGTCGGTTCGGGCATCGGACCCACCAAGATCACGACGGTGCTGGGCATCCTCAAGGCGTACACCACCCGCGTCGGCTCGGGCCCGTTCCCGACCGAACTCTTCGACCAGAACGGCGAATACCTCGCCAAGACCGGTGGCGAGGTGGGTGTCACCACCGGCCGTGCCCGTCGCACCGGATGGTTCGACGCCGTGATCGCCCGCTACGCAACGCGTGTCAACGGCATCACCGACTACTTCCTCACCAAGCTCGACGTGCTCAGCAGCCTCGACACCATCCCGATCTGCGTCGGCTACGACGTCGACGGCGTGCGGTACGACGAGATGCCCATGTCGCAGACCGACGTTCATCACGCCAAGCCGATCTACGAGGAAATGCCCGGCTGGTGGGAGGACATCTCCCACGCCCGGACGTTCGAGGAACTTCCGAAGAATGCGCAGAATTACGTCCTGCGCCTCGAGGAGTTGTCGGGAGCGTACATCTCCTGCATCGGCGTCGGCCCCGGCCGCGACGAGACCATCGTCCGCCGCGACGTGGTGCGGTAG
- a CDS encoding racemase has product MIRTVEASTRAPAGRWYDSFHAAAAVLEAFGYDSSDAGRCVAVVSTDLGVWVFEGDPRSTVDAFVHAVGRAIVAGGQAFVLGCAGVTGVDQRVVRTLRVPDGDRMAAAAALARELVDDPQPLIRTAPGRRNPECVRGPAARAW; this is encoded by the coding sequence ATGATCAGGACTGTCGAAGCGAGTACCCGGGCACCGGCCGGCCGGTGGTACGACAGCTTCCATGCAGCGGCCGCCGTCCTGGAGGCATTCGGGTACGACTCGTCGGACGCCGGCAGGTGTGTGGCGGTGGTGTCGACGGATCTCGGTGTCTGGGTGTTCGAGGGCGACCCGCGGTCGACGGTCGACGCGTTCGTTCACGCCGTGGGGCGGGCGATCGTCGCCGGCGGGCAGGCGTTCGTGCTGGGATGCGCCGGGGTGACCGGGGTCGATCAGCGGGTCGTCCGGACCCTCCGGGTTCCCGACGGCGACAGGATGGCGGCGGCCGCGGCGCTGGCGCGTGAACTCGTCGACGACCCGCAGCCTCTGATCAGAACAGCACCGGGTCGTCGAAACCCGGAGTGTGTTCGAGGGCCAGCAGCTCGCGCTTGGTGA
- a CDS encoding alkaline phosphatase D family protein: protein MYLSRRTLLRSTALGLLAVPAAACSDSGSTGPALVRERPTLTHGVATGDVRADGALVWARSDRPATMIVETSATESFTDPVRFEGGLLTPDTDGTGRLRVTGLPAGQKVHYRVTLEGDDGATSEAVTGVFRTAPSAAGDVRLQWSGDTAGQGYGINPDVGGMRIFDTMAARDPHLFLHSGDVVYADGPLKESVTLPDGRVWRNTVSEAKSAVAQTLDQYRGQYAYNLTDDNYRRFNSSVAQIVQWDDHETVNNWYPGEVLDLDAYTEKSVDVLAQRAFQAYHEWLPVEPADGVDGRVYRKIGYGPLLDVFVLDMRTYKDANGVNTGAAGQILGAAQKDWLIRELGASTATWKIIANDLPLGVVVPDGDTAFEGVANGEPGQPSGRESEIAQVLSAIKAGRITGTVWLTADVHYTAAHRYSPDRAAYKDFDEFWEFVSGPLNAGGFGPNDLDATFGPEAVFVHAPPAPNSSPLDGYQHFGEVFIDGQTSELRVDLLDAAGTVLFSQLLPPPVR, encoded by the coding sequence GTGTATCTGTCCCGCCGTACCCTGCTCCGCTCCACCGCACTCGGGTTGCTGGCCGTGCCCGCTGCCGCGTGCTCCGACTCCGGCAGCACGGGTCCGGCGCTGGTCCGTGAACGACCCACCCTGACGCATGGTGTCGCGACCGGGGACGTGCGGGCCGACGGTGCGCTCGTCTGGGCGAGGTCCGACCGTCCCGCCACGATGATCGTGGAGACCTCGGCCACCGAGTCCTTCACCGACCCGGTGCGATTCGAGGGTGGACTGCTCACCCCGGACACGGACGGCACCGGACGGCTGCGTGTGACCGGACTACCCGCCGGGCAGAAGGTGCACTACCGGGTGACCCTCGAAGGTGACGACGGCGCCACCTCGGAGGCGGTGACGGGTGTCTTCCGTACCGCTCCGAGCGCCGCAGGCGACGTCCGGTTGCAGTGGTCCGGGGATACGGCGGGTCAGGGATACGGCATCAACCCGGACGTCGGAGGAATGCGGATCTTCGACACGATGGCGGCGCGCGACCCGCACCTGTTCCTGCACTCGGGCGACGTCGTGTACGCCGACGGTCCGCTGAAGGAGTCCGTCACGCTGCCGGACGGACGCGTGTGGCGGAACACGGTCAGCGAGGCGAAGAGCGCGGTCGCGCAGACGTTGGACCAGTACCGCGGCCAGTACGCGTACAACCTCACCGACGACAACTACCGCAGGTTCAATTCCTCTGTGGCGCAGATCGTTCAGTGGGACGATCACGAGACCGTCAACAACTGGTACCCCGGTGAGGTCCTCGACCTCGACGCGTACACGGAGAAGAGCGTGGACGTGCTGGCGCAGAGGGCATTCCAGGCGTACCACGAGTGGCTGCCGGTGGAGCCGGCCGACGGGGTCGACGGTCGCGTGTACCGCAAGATCGGGTACGGCCCACTGCTCGACGTGTTCGTCCTCGACATGCGCACCTACAAGGACGCGAACGGGGTCAACACCGGTGCGGCCGGGCAGATTCTCGGTGCGGCCCAGAAGGACTGGCTGATCCGGGAACTCGGTGCGTCGACGGCGACGTGGAAGATCATCGCCAACGACCTCCCGCTCGGCGTTGTGGTCCCGGACGGCGACACCGCGTTCGAGGGCGTCGCGAACGGGGAGCCCGGTCAGCCGTCGGGCCGGGAATCCGAGATCGCCCAGGTGCTGTCGGCGATCAAGGCGGGACGGATCACCGGGACGGTGTGGCTCACCGCGGACGTGCACTACACCGCCGCGCACCGGTACTCGCCCGACCGCGCCGCATACAAGGATTTCGACGAGTTCTGGGAGTTCGTCTCCGGTCCACTCAACGCGGGCGGCTTCGGTCCCAACGACCTCGACGCCACGTTCGGCCCCGAGGCCGTGTTCGTGCACGCGCCGCCCGCACCCAACTCGTCGCCGCTCGACGGATACCAGCACTTCGGTGAGGTGTTCATCGACGGGCAGACGTCGGAGTTGCGGGTGGACCTCCTCGACGCGGCCGGGACGGTGCTGTTCAGTCAACTGCTGCCGCCGCCGGTGCGCTGA
- a CDS encoding site-2 protease family protein has product MSLPRARTTAVRPSPVFLLVVAVAVAGGVLAWRAELESVLGHVGVFLLVVAGWVVTLCLHEFAHAYTARRHGDTDVEVRGYLTLNPLKYSHPLLSIGLPVLFIALGGIGLPGGAVYLRTGLFSPKVQARVSLAGPAVNLVSAIVLLAVIRWFGLGGDHQVFWTGLSFLAFLQVMATVLNLLPVPGLDGYAALEPFLPPRTRRSVDQFKPYGLLILVALLFVPSINVVFFDVIYRLFELSGVPEIYAQYGNYLMRFWL; this is encoded by the coding sequence ATGAGCCTGCCCAGGGCGCGGACCACCGCGGTCCGTCCCAGCCCGGTGTTCCTTCTGGTCGTCGCTGTCGCGGTCGCCGGCGGCGTTCTCGCGTGGCGCGCCGAACTGGAGTCGGTGCTCGGCCACGTCGGGGTGTTCCTGCTGGTGGTCGCGGGATGGGTGGTGACGCTCTGCCTGCACGAGTTCGCGCACGCGTACACCGCGCGGCGGCACGGCGACACCGACGTCGAGGTACGCGGCTACCTGACGCTCAACCCGTTGAAGTACAGCCACCCGCTGCTGTCGATCGGTCTGCCGGTGCTGTTCATTGCGCTCGGCGGGATCGGGCTGCCCGGCGGCGCCGTGTACCTGCGCACCGGACTGTTCTCGCCGAAGGTGCAGGCGCGGGTGTCGCTCGCCGGACCCGCCGTGAACCTGGTGTCCGCGATCGTCCTGCTCGCCGTGATCCGCTGGTTCGGGCTGGGCGGCGACCACCAGGTGTTCTGGACGGGACTGAGCTTTCTCGCGTTCCTGCAGGTGATGGCCACCGTACTCAATCTCCTGCCGGTCCCCGGACTCGACGGGTACGCCGCGCTCGAACCGTTCCTCCCGCCGCGCACCCGCAGGTCCGTCGACCAGTTCAAGCCGTACGGCCTCCTGATCCTCGTGGCGCTGCTGTTCGTGCCGTCGATCAACGTGGTGTTCTTCGACGTCATCTACCGGCTGTTCGAACTGTCCGGGGTGCCGGAGATCTACGCGCAGTACGGCAACTACCTGATGCGCTTCTGGCTCTGA
- a CDS encoding methylated-DNA--[protein]-cysteine S-methyltransferase, translated as MSNRGQRKVNVRCGRHTGLVTTGIALFDTALGTCAIAWRAAGIVGVQLPEGSPESTRQRLEHCFPDAVEHQPPAPVQRAIDGIREHLGGALDDLRWIDLDFEGVPEFDCTVYDIARAIDPGTTLTYGDIAAELGKPGAAQAVGQALGRNPLPIVIPCHRVLAAGGQVGGFSAGGGTLTKRELLALEHTPGFDDPVLF; from the coding sequence ATGTCCAACCGTGGTCAACGGAAGGTGAACGTCAGATGTGGGAGGCATACTGGATTGGTGACCACAGGAATCGCCCTGTTCGACACGGCCCTCGGCACCTGCGCCATCGCATGGCGGGCCGCCGGGATCGTGGGTGTGCAATTGCCCGAAGGTTCACCCGAATCCACCCGGCAGCGTCTCGAACACTGCTTCCCGGATGCGGTGGAGCACCAGCCGCCTGCACCGGTCCAGCGGGCCATCGACGGGATACGCGAACATCTGGGCGGCGCACTCGACGATCTGCGGTGGATCGACCTCGACTTCGAGGGAGTCCCCGAATTCGACTGCACCGTCTACGACATCGCACGCGCGATCGACCCGGGCACCACACTCACCTACGGCGACATCGCGGCGGAACTCGGCAAGCCGGGGGCCGCGCAGGCCGTCGGTCAGGCCCTCGGCCGCAACCCGCTGCCGATCGTGATCCCGTGCCATCGCGTCCTCGCCGCAGGCGGGCAGGTGGGCGGCTTCTCCGCCGGCGGCGGCACCCTCACCAAGCGCGAGCTGCTGGCCCTCGAACACACTCCGGGTTTCGACGACCCGGTGCTGTTCTGA
- a CDS encoding winged helix-turn-helix transcriptional regulator gives MDAARLDGFLADRDTWRATHCSIGKAMDVIGTRSAVLILREAYYGTTRFDDFAKRVGITEAVAASRLRELTAEGLFERQPYKEPGQRTRYEYVLTEKGRDLLPAVLALMQWGDKYLQGKHGAPIGMRDDATGEAVRVEVRSPDREVPLAELRLTPNFTEEDARRSRP, from the coding sequence ATGGACGCGGCACGGTTGGACGGCTTTCTGGCAGATCGCGACACCTGGCGGGCGACGCACTGCTCCATCGGCAAGGCGATGGACGTGATCGGCACGCGTTCGGCCGTCCTGATCCTGCGCGAGGCCTACTACGGCACCACGCGATTCGACGACTTCGCGAAACGGGTCGGCATCACCGAGGCCGTGGCGGCGTCCCGGCTGCGTGAACTGACGGCCGAGGGCCTGTTCGAGCGGCAACCCTACAAGGAGCCCGGGCAGCGCACCCGCTACGAATACGTGCTCACCGAGAAGGGGCGCGACCTCCTGCCCGCCGTGCTCGCGCTGATGCAGTGGGGCGACAAGTACCTCCAGGGCAAGCACGGTGCGCCGATCGGGATGCGGGACGATGCAACCGGCGAAGCCGTGCGCGTCGAGGTCCGCAGCCCCGACCGCGAGGTGCCGTTGGCGGAACTGCGGCTGACCCCCAACTTCACCGAAGAGGATGCGCGCCGGTCCCGCCCGTGA
- a CDS encoding ferredoxin reductase: MTSELLGRAVLSWRVAELVESWPETASARALVLEVPDWPGHRAGQHVDLRLTGPDGYTTERSYSLASPAERSPDGWRLQLVVQRVADGEVSPYLTDVFAPGSLIEVRGPIGGWFVWSPREGGGAPVLLVAGGSGIVPLMSMIRERRFRHDRTPFRLVYSLRTRADELFADELNRPGSGDGGVETFVLHTREDSPRRPAGRITAADLAAWGWPADFAPRCFVCGPTGFVEEAARLLLSLGHSPDDIKTERFGPSGP, encoded by the coding sequence GTGACCAGTGAACTTCTGGGCCGCGCCGTGCTCAGCTGGCGAGTGGCGGAACTCGTCGAGTCGTGGCCCGAGACGGCGAGCGCGCGGGCCCTGGTCCTCGAGGTCCCGGACTGGCCTGGGCATCGCGCCGGGCAGCACGTCGATCTCCGCCTGACCGGTCCCGACGGATACACCACCGAACGGAGCTACTCGCTGGCGTCGCCGGCCGAGCGTTCACCGGACGGGTGGCGACTGCAGTTGGTCGTCCAGCGGGTGGCGGACGGCGAGGTGTCTCCGTATCTCACCGACGTGTTCGCCCCGGGCAGTCTGATCGAGGTGCGCGGACCGATCGGTGGCTGGTTCGTGTGGTCGCCGCGCGAGGGTGGCGGCGCGCCGGTGCTCCTCGTCGCGGGTGGGTCGGGGATCGTGCCACTGATGTCGATGATTCGCGAGCGCCGGTTCCGCCACGACCGCACGCCGTTCCGGCTCGTGTACTCCCTCCGGACGCGGGCCGACGAATTGTTCGCGGACGAGCTGAACAGGCCCGGGAGCGGCGACGGGGGAGTCGAGACGTTCGTTCTCCACACCCGCGAGGACTCGCCGCGGCGCCCGGCCGGTCGGATCACTGCCGCCGATCTCGCGGCGTGGGGATGGCCCGCGGACTTCGCGCCGCGCTGCTTCGTGTGCGGGCCCACCGGATTCGTCGAGGAGGCGGCTCGCCTGCTGCTCTCGCTCGGGCACTCGCCGGACGACATCAAGACCGAGCGGTTCGGTCCCTCGGGGCCGTGA